A genomic window from Corallococcus exiguus includes:
- a CDS encoding RtcB family protein: MMPRVLEVPPGAVPLLAWARTVPPAALRQLQQLAAQPYVTEHVAVMPDVHLASGVAVGTVFATEAHVVPGALGNDLGCGVSAHRFAFPAASLSRADLERLLSQLARVIPVGDAVHRGRGLSLPPGLETPPLSTQKLAHAWERLAPRHLGTLGGGNHFLELDRDGAGDLWLLLHSGSRGVGGAVGEHHQRVAQVLGQGTPPALDTRTEAGRACVNDLDLACRFARANRDQLAARALAVLADVLGVAPDPDSTVDVHHNHVATETHFGRALWVHRKGAVGLDAGARGLIPGSMGTASYVVEGQGEPRAFRSCSHGAGRVLTRTEARARIRPDALVHALRRVVFDPGRTHALVEEAPAAYRDLTEVLEDEAELVTPRVRLTPLAVLKG, translated from the coding sequence TCCAGCAACTCGCCGCGCAACCCTACGTCACGGAGCACGTGGCGGTGATGCCGGACGTGCACCTCGCGTCGGGCGTGGCGGTGGGCACCGTCTTCGCCACGGAAGCCCACGTCGTCCCCGGCGCGCTGGGCAACGACCTGGGCTGCGGCGTGAGCGCGCACCGCTTCGCCTTCCCCGCCGCTTCACTCTCGCGAGCGGACCTGGAGCGGCTCCTGTCCCAGCTCGCCCGGGTCATCCCGGTGGGGGACGCGGTGCACCGGGGGCGAGGCCTGTCCCTGCCGCCGGGGCTCGAAACTCCTCCGCTGTCCACCCAGAAGCTCGCGCATGCCTGGGAGCGACTGGCGCCGCGTCACCTGGGCACGCTCGGTGGGGGCAACCACTTCCTGGAGCTGGACCGCGATGGGGCGGGGGACCTCTGGCTGCTCCTCCACTCCGGTTCGCGGGGCGTGGGGGGCGCCGTGGGGGAACACCACCAGCGCGTGGCCCAGGTGCTGGGACAGGGCACGCCGCCCGCGCTCGACACCCGCACCGAAGCGGGCCGGGCCTGCGTGAATGACCTGGACCTGGCGTGCCGCTTCGCCCGAGCGAACCGGGACCAGCTCGCCGCCCGGGCCCTGGCGGTGCTGGCGGACGTGCTCGGCGTGGCCCCGGACCCGGACAGCACCGTGGACGTGCACCACAACCACGTCGCCACCGAGACGCACTTCGGCCGCGCGCTCTGGGTCCACCGCAAGGGCGCGGTGGGGCTGGATGCCGGAGCGCGGGGGCTCATCCCCGGCTCCATGGGCACGGCCTCCTACGTCGTCGAAGGGCAGGGGGAGCCCCGCGCCTTCCGCTCCTGCTCCCACGGCGCGGGTCGCGTGCTCACCCGCACGGAGGCCCGGGCTCGCATCCGCCCGGACGCCCTGGTCCACGCCCTGCGCCGCGTGGTGTTCGACCCGGGCCGGACCCACGCCCTGGTGGAGGAGGCCCCCGCCGCCTACCGGGACCTCACCGAGGTGCTGGAGGACGAGGCGGAACTCGTGACGCCCCGCGTCCGGCTCACGCCCCTGGCCGTGCTGAAGGGCTGA